In Fusobacterium canifelinum, a genomic segment contains:
- the lpxD gene encoding UDP-3-O-(3-hydroxymyristoyl)glucosamine N-acyltransferase: MEYKVTDIITLLNAEYKGEVIEKVSKLSPFFHSDEKSLTFAADEKFLKSLDQTKAKVIIVPDINLPLIPGKGYIVVKDSPRVIMPKLLHFFSRTLKKIEKMREDSAKIGENVDIAPNVYIGHDVVIGNNVKIFPNVTIGEGSIIGEGTVIYSNVTIREFVEIGKNCVIQPGAVIGSDGFGFVKVNGNNTKIDQIGTVIVEDEVEIGANTTIDRGAIGDTIIKKYTKIDNLVQIAHNDIIGENCLIISQVGIAGSTTIGNNVTLAGQVGVAGHLEIGENTMIGAQSGVPGNVEANKILSGHPLVDHREDMKIRVAMKKLPELLKRVKALEEKK; the protein is encoded by the coding sequence ATGGAATACAAAGTAACTGATATCATAACTCTTCTTAATGCTGAATACAAAGGAGAGGTTATAGAAAAAGTTTCTAAACTTTCTCCTTTTTTTCATTCAGATGAGAAGAGTTTGACATTTGCAGCAGATGAAAAGTTTTTAAAAAGTCTAGATCAAACAAAAGCAAAAGTAATTATAGTTCCAGATATTAATTTACCATTAATTCCAGGTAAAGGATATATAGTTGTAAAAGATAGTCCAAGAGTAATAATGCCAAAACTTTTACATTTTTTTAGTAGAACTTTAAAGAAAATAGAAAAAATGAGAGAAGATTCTGCTAAAATTGGAGAAAATGTTGATATTGCTCCTAATGTATATATAGGGCATGATGTAGTTATTGGAAATAATGTAAAAATTTTCCCTAATGTAACTATTGGAGAAGGATCAATAATTGGAGAAGGAACAGTAATTTATTCCAATGTAACTATAAGAGAATTTGTAGAAATTGGTAAAAATTGTGTGATACAACCAGGAGCAGTAATTGGTTCTGATGGTTTTGGTTTTGTAAAGGTAAATGGAAATAATACTAAGATTGACCAAATAGGAACTGTCATAGTTGAGGATGAAGTTGAAATTGGAGCAAATACAACTATTGATAGAGGTGCTATTGGAGATACAATTATAAAAAAATATACAAAGATAGACAATTTAGTTCAAATAGCTCATAATGATATCATAGGAGAAAACTGTTTAATAATTTCTCAAGTTGGAATAGCTGGAAGTACAACAATAGGAAATAATGTCACTTTAGCAGGACAAGTTGGGGTAGCTGGACACCTTGAAATTGGTGAAAATACTATGATAGGAGCTCAATCAGGTGTTCCTGGAAATGTTGAAGCTAATAAGATACTATCAGGACACCCACTTGTTGACCATAGAGAAGATATGAAAATAAGAGTTGCTATGAAAAAACTTCCAGAACTTTTAAAAAGAGTAAAGGCTTTAGAAGAAAAGAAATAA
- a CDS encoding OmpH family outer membrane protein: MKKLLLIASVLLATSAFADKVGVVDSQKAFFQFSETKKAQQSLESQAKKVENEARQKEVALQKEYVALQAKGDKLTDAEKKAFEKKSQDFQSFLNSSQDKLNKEQMAKLKKIEDVYVKAVKKVAAEGKYDYIFEAEALKVGGEDITDRVIKEMEALK; the protein is encoded by the coding sequence ATGAAAAAATTATTATTAATAGCAAGTGTATTATTAGCAACATCTGCATTTGCTGATAAAGTTGGAGTTGTAGATAGCCAAAAAGCTTTCTTCCAATTTTCTGAAACTAAAAAGGCACAACAATCTTTAGAAAGTCAAGCTAAAAAAGTAGAAAATGAAGCTAGACAAAAAGAAGTTGCATTACAAAAAGAATATGTTGCGTTACAAGCTAAGGGAGATAAATTAACTGATGCTGAAAAGAAAGCATTTGAAAAGAAATCTCAAGATTTTCAATCTTTCTTAAACTCATCACAAGATAAGTTAAATAAAGAACAAATGGCTAAGTTAAAGAAAATTGAAGATGTATATGTAAAAGCTGTTAAAAAAGTGGCAGCAGAAGGAAAATATGATTATATTTTTGAAGCTGAAGCATTAAAAGTTGGTGGAGAAGATATAACAGACAGAGTAATAAAAGAAATGGAAGCATTAAAATAA
- a CDS encoding BamA/OMP85 family outer membrane protein: MKKLLIALLFVISLTSFSTMVNLPIKSVEVVNNQQVPASLIKETLKLKEGAKFSTEALLADFNALKETGYFEDVILQPISYDGGVRIVVDVIEKENVVDLLKEKGVAVNTLREDTDKSIVISSVKFTGNKRVTTAELLDITQLKAGEYFSRSRVEDAQRRLLATGKFSEVRPDAQVANGKMALSFEVAENPIVKSVVITGNHTIPTSTIMSELTTKPGSVQNYNNLREDRDKILGLYQAQGYTLVNITDMSTDENGTLHISIVEGIVRKIEVKKMVTKQKGNRRTPNDDVLKTKDYVIDREIEIQPGKIFNVKEYDATVDNLMRLGIFKNVKYEARSIPGDPEGIDLVLLIDEDRTAELQGGIAYGSESGFMGTLSLKDSNWRGKNQQFGFTFEKSNKDYTGFALDFYDPWIKDTDRVSWGWGAYKTSYGDEDSILFHEIDTVGFKVNIGKGLSKNFTLSLGTKVEYIKEKHEDGKLRKANDGKWYYKEKNKWREIEGVDDKYWLWSIYPYISYDTRNNYLNPTSGFYGKWQIEAGHAGGYKSGNFGNTTLELRTYHKGLFKNNTFAYKVVGGVTTNNTKESQKFWVGGGNSLRGYDGGFFKGSQKLVATIENRTQLNDIVGLVVFADAGRAWKQNGRDPSYTRDNKDFGHNIGTTAGVGIRLNTPIGPLRFDFGWPVGNKMDDDGMKFYFNMGQSF; the protein is encoded by the coding sequence ATGAAAAAACTATTAATTGCATTATTGTTTGTAATTAGCTTAACATCATTCTCAACAATGGTTAACTTACCAATTAAAAGTGTTGAAGTTGTAAATAACCAACAAGTTCCAGCTAGCTTAATAAAGGAAACTTTAAAGCTAAAAGAGGGAGCTAAATTTTCAACAGAAGCTTTATTAGCTGATTTCAATGCTTTAAAAGAAACAGGGTATTTTGAAGATGTAATTCTTCAACCAATTTCTTATGATGGTGGAGTAAGAATAGTTGTAGATGTTATTGAAAAAGAAAATGTTGTAGATTTATTGAAAGAAAAGGGTGTAGCAGTAAATACTCTAAGAGAAGATACAGATAAATCAATTGTAATCTCATCAGTAAAATTTACTGGAAATAAGAGAGTTACTACAGCAGAACTTTTAGATATTACACAATTAAAAGCAGGGGAGTATTTTTCAAGAAGTAGAGTTGAAGATGCTCAAAGAAGATTATTAGCTACTGGAAAATTTTCAGAAGTTAGACCAGATGCACAAGTAGCAAATGGAAAAATGGCTTTATCATTTGAAGTAGCAGAAAATCCAATAGTAAAAAGTGTAGTAATCACAGGAAATCATACTATACCAACAAGTACTATTATGTCAGAATTAACAACTAAACCTGGTTCAGTTCAAAATTATAATAATCTAAGAGAAGATAGAGATAAAATTTTAGGATTGTATCAAGCACAAGGGTATACTTTAGTAAATATTACAGATATGTCAACTGATGAAAATGGAACTCTACATATTTCAATAGTTGAAGGTATTGTAAGAAAAATTGAAGTTAAAAAAATGGTTACAAAACAAAAGGGTAATAGAAGAACACCTAATGATGATGTTTTAAAAACAAAAGACTATGTTATAGACAGAGAAATAGAAATACAACCTGGAAAAATATTTAATGTAAAAGAATATGATGCAACAGTTGATAATCTAATGAGATTAGGAATATTTAAAAATGTAAAATATGAAGCAAGATCTATTCCAGGAGATCCAGAAGGAATAGACTTAGTACTTTTAATAGATGAAGATAGAACTGCTGAATTACAAGGTGGGATTGCTTATGGTTCTGAGTCAGGATTTATGGGTACTTTATCATTAAAAGATAGTAACTGGAGAGGTAAAAACCAACAATTTGGTTTTACATTTGAAAAATCAAATAAAGATTACACTGGTTTTGCATTAGATTTCTATGATCCTTGGATAAAAGATACAGATAGAGTATCTTGGGGATGGGGAGCTTACAAGACTAGTTATGGTGATGAAGATAGTATATTATTCCATGAAATAGACACAGTAGGTTTCAAAGTTAATATAGGTAAAGGACTTAGTAAGAACTTTACACTTAGCTTAGGAACAAAAGTTGAATATATTAAAGAAAAACATGAAGATGGAAAATTAAGAAAAGCAAATGATGGAAAATGGTATTATAAAGAAAAGAATAAATGGAGAGAAATTGAAGGTGTAGATGACAAGTATTGGTTATGGAGTATCTATCCTTACATCAGTTATGACACAAGAAATAACTATCTAAATCCTACTTCTGGATTCTATGGAAAATGGCAAATTGAAGCTGGACATGCTGGTGGATATAAATCAGGAAACTTTGGAAATACAACTTTAGAACTTAGAACATACCATAAAGGATTATTTAAAAATAATACTTTTGCTTACAAAGTTGTAGGTGGAGTGACTACTAACAATACAAAAGAAAGTCAAAAATTCTGGGTTGGTGGAGGAAACTCACTAAGAGGATATGATGGAGGATTCTTTAAAGGAAGCCAAAAACTTGTAGCAACTATTGAAAACAGAACTCAACTTAATGATATTGTAGGACTTGTTGTATTTGCTGATGCAGGTAGAGCATGGAAACAAAATGGAAGAGATCCTAGTTATACAAGAGACAATAAAGATTTTGGACATAACATAGGAACAACTGCTGGAGTTGGAATTAGATTAAATACTCCAATTGGACCATTGAGATTTGACTTTGGTTGGCCAGTAGGTAATAAAATGGATGATGATGGAATGAAATTCTACTTCAATATGGGACAATCATTCTAA
- a CDS encoding translocation/assembly module TamB domain-containing protein, translated as MLNSIKKIPKKLSIPLFIFAVIVFIITAVLLNLEKIVEKVSSRFINGRVVIEDIDLSFSKPVVKNITLYDDKNNVLFNSPEVTANISFKNLTKGRIDELKVNSAIVNVVRDKDGVINFTKLSKTKSEEKPKNPLNKVVVSNVRVNYKDYTFPTKLERKIENISATVTATKEKLVETAHINIEDENIQLETRFKDESNDKTASLQGELRVDKFLLDKDLLKSLVNNKKIHFSDVNIISDLSFKTDKTIKNTNIVGNLDIISEFFRYDDIDSDIKDIKLSSKFNGRDGEANLGLNIFGKNKEFSLTYKDEELNLVITFDKIDEGILNKIVPIREKKLDLKNINLEDIKTIVHYSDNRGLSIKTTMKPNNSEFKGIELNDFNLYISSKAGKNNLSARILTKVKGIPENIALSVENQKDNTDIILALKSPIKDNIVPDINIKAKIENQKGIIKANIDSNIVDFNMNYNKDKKLAKVYGDKFTINYDVDKKKITNGEGRIPFEIYHTANYLDFVAKDNKIQIKELKLADKANKNSYFTAKGNANLDNGEFKIDYEGNSASIKRKVKENDLILSFDGKGKLENKNNILSSQGQINDLSLEYIGKIEKINGTYNLKKVGKNIEANVDTKIASIGYDKYNFKNFNLNVNYSGNQVKIKDFSNNLISLKGAYDVKNEKVNANLSVNRITNKDVAFDKAEFVLENLKANVEGDINNLQGAVDLGSTVITLPSKDFVKITGKASIKNSIVNISGINLDNNLITGKYNLKDKNLDLKVSLNEKHLEKYYGAKDLGYILYGQIDVKGVAGKIKAVAKGRATNFEKKLPDLAYDIEYNAENYSDGIASINGLDIIDKQYGDLLGVKGQVNLKEKTLDIKNKHSKIDLAKLQNILSNPNIRGIINTDLTVNGTIDNPIYKLDISSSEVSIKTFKINDISLNLTGDKEKASLNKLNLDVYKNLIVGNGYYDIKNKTYNLLVKSNNKIDISKFQSFLTPYGIENAKGKIALNVEINEKTEKGYINLENISLESTKAKLKLSNFSGPINFGDRRIDVGELKASLNNSPLVVDGFVDLADISKLDKEDLIRSLPYKLHFKMNHFNYFYPEIIKISGSTELTVTNEEVYGNLIIKDAIVYDIPNNYYRDFFSLIREQLRKRRTDVASTKIDDKQAKTDKEKVEEMRRMLNKLMPIDFVVRTEKPILIDMDNFNIAVPEVYGKLYVDLNLNGKKGKYYITGESELKDGYFFVGTNEFKVDRALAVFNENVPLPEINPNIFFESTIEMDDEEYYFSTIGRVNQLRYEISSRTAKVGGDLSALIVNPNANDNIYAYGEGSEIFITFMKNLIAGQVGQIVFGSTTRYIKRKFDLTKFIIRPEVKIYNSDSSVNRIGGTTDNRGLNPEIYNVNIKLEAKDNIYKDKLFWKASVRIIGTGKDVIKNQTMKVDSKVREYDVGLEYKVDDSKTIEIGVGTVPDKYRTDPNKDYRKPNYHVGFKFRKRYRDFSEIFSF; from the coding sequence ATGTTGAATTCAATTAAAAAAATTCCAAAAAAACTTTCAATACCTTTATTTATATTCGCAGTAATAGTTTTTATTATTACTGCTGTTTTGCTTAACTTAGAAAAAATAGTTGAAAAAGTAAGTAGTAGATTTATTAATGGTAGAGTTGTTATTGAGGACATTGATTTATCATTTTCAAAACCTGTTGTAAAAAATATAACTCTATATGATGATAAAAATAATGTACTATTTAACTCACCAGAAGTTACTGCTAATATTAGTTTTAAAAATTTAACAAAGGGAAGAATAGATGAATTAAAAGTAAATTCAGCTATTGTAAATGTTGTTAGAGATAAAGATGGAGTAATAAATTTTACTAAATTATCTAAAACAAAAAGTGAAGAAAAACCTAAAAACCCACTTAATAAAGTGGTAGTTTCTAATGTAAGAGTAAATTATAAAGACTATACTTTTCCTACTAAACTTGAAAGAAAAATAGAAAATATTAGTGCTACTGTAACTGCAACTAAAGAAAAGTTAGTTGAAACAGCACATATCAATATAGAAGATGAAAATATACAATTAGAAACTCGTTTTAAAGATGAAAGTAATGATAAAACTGCTTCTTTACAAGGTGAATTAAGAGTAGATAAATTTTTACTTGATAAAGACTTATTAAAAAGTCTTGTAAATAATAAAAAAATACATTTTTCAGATGTAAATATAATTTCAGATTTATCTTTTAAAACTGATAAAACTATAAAAAATACAAATATAGTTGGGAATTTGGATATAATTTCAGAATTTTTTAGATATGATGATATAGATAGTGATATAAAAGATATTAAATTGTCTAGTAAATTTAATGGCAGAGATGGGGAAGCAAACTTAGGATTAAATATATTTGGAAAGAATAAGGAATTTTCTTTAACATATAAAGATGAGGAATTAAATTTAGTAATAACATTTGATAAAATTGATGAAGGTATATTAAATAAGATTGTTCCTATAAGAGAAAAAAAATTAGATTTAAAGAATATAAACCTAGAAGATATAAAGACAATAGTCCATTATTCAGATAATAGAGGTTTAAGTATAAAAACAACTATGAAACCTAATAATTCTGAATTTAAGGGGATAGAGTTAAATGATTTTAATTTGTATATAAGCTCAAAGGCAGGCAAAAATAATCTTAGTGCTAGAATTTTAACTAAGGTTAAAGGAATACCTGAAAATATAGCATTGAGTGTAGAAAATCAAAAAGATAATACAGATATTATCTTGGCTTTAAAATCGCCAATTAAAGATAATATAGTTCCAGATATCAATATAAAAGCTAAGATTGAAAATCAAAAAGGTATTATAAAAGCCAATATTGATTCAAATATTGTTGATTTTAATATGAACTATAATAAGGATAAAAAATTAGCTAAAGTTTATGGAGATAAATTTACAATAAATTATGATGTGGATAAGAAAAAAATAACAAATGGAGAAGGAAGAATACCATTTGAGATATATCATACAGCTAATTATTTAGATTTTGTTGCTAAGGATAATAAAATTCAAATAAAAGAATTGAAGTTAGCTGATAAAGCGAATAAAAATAGCTATTTTACTGCAAAGGGAAATGCTAATTTGGATAATGGAGAATTTAAAATAGATTATGAAGGAAATTCAGCTTCAATTAAAAGAAAGGTTAAAGAAAATGATTTAATCTTATCTTTTGATGGAAAAGGAAAGCTAGAAAATAAAAATAATATTCTAAGTTCACAAGGACAAATAAATGATTTAAGCCTTGAGTATATTGGAAAGATAGAAAAAATAAATGGTACATATAATTTAAAAAAAGTTGGAAAAAATATAGAAGCTAATGTAGATACTAAGATAGCTTCAATAGGTTATGATAAATATAATTTTAAAAATTTTAACCTTAATGTTAACTATTCTGGAAATCAAGTAAAAATTAAAGATTTTTCTAATAATTTAATCTCCTTAAAAGGAGCTTATGATGTTAAAAATGAAAAAGTTAATGCTAATCTTTCAGTAAATAGAATTACAAATAAAGATGTAGCTTTTGATAAGGCAGAGTTTGTATTAGAAAATTTAAAAGCTAATGTGGAAGGAGATATAAACAATCTTCAAGGAGCTGTTGACCTAGGAAGTACGGTTATAACTTTACCTAGTAAAGATTTTGTAAAAATAACTGGAAAAGCAAGTATCAAAAATAGTATAGTTAATATCAGTGGAATAAATTTAGATAACAATCTTATAACTGGAAAATATAATTTAAAAGATAAGAATCTAGATTTAAAAGTTTCTTTGAATGAAAAACATTTAGAAAAATACTATGGAGCAAAAGATTTAGGTTATATACTTTATGGACAAATAGATGTTAAGGGAGTAGCAGGTAAAATAAAGGCTGTTGCTAAAGGAAGAGCTACTAACTTTGAAAAGAAATTACCAGATTTAGCTTATGATATAGAATATAATGCTGAAAATTATTCAGATGGTATTGCTTCAATAAATGGACTTGATATTATTGACAAGCAATATGGAGATTTGTTAGGTGTAAAAGGGCAAGTTAATTTAAAAGAAAAAACTTTGGATATAAAAAATAAACATAGTAAAATAGATTTAGCAAAATTACAAAATATTTTGTCTAATCCTAATATAAGAGGTATCATAAATACAGACCTTACTGTAAATGGAACAATAGATAATCCGATTTACAAATTAGATATTTCTTCATCTGAAGTAAGTATAAAGACTTTTAAAATAAATGATATTTCATTAAATTTAACAGGAGATAAAGAAAAAGCTAGCCTAAATAAATTAAATTTAGATGTTTATAAAAATTTAATAGTAGGAAATGGATATTATGATATAAAAAATAAAACTTATAATCTATTAGTGAAGTCTAATAATAAGATTGATATTTCTAAATTCCAATCTTTCTTAACTCCTTATGGTATAGAAAATGCTAAGGGTAAGATAGCCTTGAATGTTGAGATTAATGAAAAAACTGAGAAAGGTTATATAAATCTTGAAAATATAAGTTTAGAGTCAACAAAGGCAAAATTGAAACTTTCAAATTTTAGTGGACCAATAAACTTTGGAGATAGAAGAATTGATGTTGGTGAGTTAAAGGCTTCTTTAAATAATTCACCATTAGTTGTGGATGGTTTTGTAGATTTAGCAGATATTTCAAAGCTAGATAAAGAAGATTTAATAAGGTCTCTACCATATAAATTGCATTTTAAAATGAATCATTTTAACTATTTTTATCCAGAGATTATAAAAATAAGTGGAAGTACAGAATTAACTGTTACTAATGAAGAAGTCTATGGTAATTTGATCATAAAAGATGCGATTGTTTATGATATTCCTAACAATTATTATAGAGATTTCTTCTCATTAATAAGAGAACAATTAAGAAAAAGAAGAACGGATGTTGCTTCAACTAAAATAGATGACAAACAGGCAAAAACTGATAAAGAAAAAGTTGAAGAAATGAGAAGAATGCTTAATAAGTTAATGCCAATAGACTTTGTTGTTAGAACAGAAAAACCTATACTTATTGATATGGACAATTTTAATATAGCAGTCCCAGAAGTATATGGAAAATTATATGTTGATCTTAACCTAAATGGTAAAAAAGGAAAATACTATATAACAGGAGAGTCTGAGCTAAAAGATGGATATTTCTTTGTGGGAACAAATGAATTTAAGGTTGATAGGGCACTTGCAGTATTTAATGAAAATGTTCCTTTACCAGAAATTAACCCAAATATTTTCTTTGAAAGTACAATAGAAATGGATGATGAAGAATATTATTTCAGCACTATTGGAAGAGTAAACCAATTAAGATATGAAATATCATCAAGAACAGCTAAAGTTGGTGGGGACTTATCTGCTTTAATTGTAAACCCAAATGCTAATGATAATATATATGCTTATGGGGAAGGTAGTGAAATATTTATAACATTTATGAAAAATCTAATTGCTGGTCAAGTAGGACAAATAGTTTTTGGAAGTACAACAAGATATATAAAAAGAAAATTTGATTTAACAAAATTTATTATAAGACCAGAAGTAAAAATATATAATTCAGATTCTAGTGTAAACAGAATAGGTGGAACAACAGATAATAGAGGATTGAATCCTGAAATATACAATGTTAATATTAAATTGGAAGCTAAGGACAATATCTATAAAGATAAATTATTTTGGAAAGCTAGTGTTAGAATTATCGGAACTGGAAAAGATGTAATAAAAAATCAAACGATGAAAGTCGACAGTAAAGTCAGAGAATATGATGTTGGCTTGGAATATAAAGTTGATGATAGCAAGACAATAGAAATTGGTGTTGGAACTGTACCTGATAAGTATAGAACAGATCCAAATAAGGATTATAGAAAGCCTAATTATCATGTAGGATTCAAATTTAGAAAAAGATATAGAGATTTTTCAGAAATATTTTCTTTTTAG
- the rny gene encoding ribonuclease Y produces MDLLIFLGLGALALALIFAVFFKKIVIDRQIEKLNDLEDEVEKAKLKAKEIVEEAERDAVSKAKEIELKAKEKAYQIKEEIEKEARNSKNEIAQKEARIIKKEEILDGKIEKIEIKSLELEKINDELEERRKEIDDLKVKQEEELSRVSELTKADAKEILLRKVREEMTHDMAITIREFENKLDEEKEKISQKILSTAIGKAAADYVADATVSVINLPNDEMKGRIIGREGRNIRTIEALTGVDVIIDDTPEAVVLSCFDGVKREVARLTIEKLITDGRIHPGKIEEIVNKCKKDIEKEIVAAGEEALIELSIPTMHPEIIKTLGRLKYRTSYGQNVLTHSIEVAKIASTMAAEIGANVELAKRGGLLHDIGKVLVNEIETSHAIVGGEFIKKFGEKQDVINAVMAHHNEVEFETVEAILVQAADAVSASRPGARRETLTAYIKRLENLEEIANSFEGVESSYAIQAGRELRIVINPDKVSDDEATLMSREVAKKIEDTMQYPGQIKVTILRETRAVEYAK; encoded by the coding sequence ATGGATTTATTGATATTTTTAGGATTAGGTGCGCTTGCATTAGCACTAATCTTTGCAGTATTCTTCAAAAAGATAGTCATTGATAGGCAAATTGAAAAGCTAAATGATTTAGAAGACGAAGTTGAGAAAGCTAAATTAAAAGCTAAAGAAATAGTTGAAGAAGCTGAAAGAGATGCTGTCTCAAAAGCAAAAGAGATAGAATTAAAAGCTAAAGAAAAAGCATACCAAATAAAAGAAGAGATTGAAAAGGAAGCTAGAAATTCAAAAAATGAAATAGCTCAAAAGGAAGCTAGAATCATAAAAAAAGAAGAAATTTTAGATGGAAAAATTGAAAAGATTGAAATTAAGAGTTTAGAATTAGAAAAAATTAATGATGAACTTGAAGAAAGAAGAAAAGAAATTGATGATTTAAAAGTAAAACAAGAAGAAGAACTTTCAAGAGTTAGTGAACTTACAAAAGCAGATGCAAAAGAGATTTTATTACGTAAAGTAAGAGAAGAAATGACTCATGATATGGCTATTACTATAAGAGAGTTTGAGAATAAACTTGATGAAGAAAAAGAAAAAATCAGTCAAAAAATTCTTTCAACTGCTATAGGAAAAGCTGCTGCTGATTATGTAGCTGATGCAACAGTATCAGTTATTAACTTACCAAATGATGAAATGAAAGGAAGAATAATCGGTAGAGAAGGTAGAAATATAAGAACTATCGAGGCTTTAACAGGTGTTGATGTAATTATAGATGATACTCCAGAAGCTGTTGTACTTTCTTGTTTTGATGGAGTAAAAAGAGAAGTTGCAAGACTTACAATAGAAAAATTGATTACTGATGGTAGAATACATCCAGGTAAAATAGAAGAAATTGTAAATAAATGTAAAAAAGATATAGAAAAAGAAATAGTTGCTGCTGGTGAAGAAGCTCTTATAGAACTTTCTATACCTACAATGCACCCAGAAATTATAAAGACTTTGGGAAGATTAAAATATAGAACAAGCTATGGACAAAATGTCTTAACTCACTCAATAGAAGTTGCAAAAATTGCTTCAACAATGGCTGCTGAAATTGGAGCTAATGTTGAACTTGCAAAAAGAGGAGGTTTACTTCATGACATAGGTAAGGTTCTTGTCAATGAAATTGAAACTTCTCATGCTATAGTTGGTGGAGAATTTATCAAGAAATTTGGTGAAAAACAAGATGTTATAAATGCTGTAATGGCTCACCATAATGAAGTAGAATTTGAAACTGTTGAAGCTATACTTGTTCAAGCTGCTGATGCTGTGTCTGCTTCAAGACCAGGTGCTAGAAGAGAAACTTTAACAGCTTATATTAAGAGACTAGAAAATCTTGAAGAAATAGCAAATTCGTTTGAAGGTGTAGAATCTTCTTATGCTATCCAAGCTGGTAGAGAGTTAAGAATAGTAATTAATCCAGATAAAGTTAGTGATGATGAAGCAACATTGATGTCAAGAGAAGTTGCTAAAAAGATAGAAGATACTATGCAATATCCAGGACAAATAAAAGTTACTATTTTAAGAGAAACAAGAGCAGTGGAATATGCAAAATAG
- a CDS encoding STAS domain-containing protein: MDNNFEILERIKDDVQIIEINGELDAFVAPKLKETFNKLIEKDINKFIVDFKELIHINSLAMGILRGKLQVVREMGGDIKIVNLNKHIQTIFETIGLDEIFEIYKNEEEALKSFK; this comes from the coding sequence ATGGATAACAATTTTGAGATTTTAGAAAGAATTAAAGATGATGTACAAATAATAGAAATAAATGGAGAATTAGATGCATTTGTTGCCCCTAAATTAAAAGAAACTTTTAATAAACTTATTGAAAAAGATATTAATAAGTTTATTGTTGATTTTAAAGAATTAATCCATATAAACAGTCTAGCTATGGGAATTTTAAGAGGAAAGTTACAAGTAGTTAGAGAAATGGGTGGAGATATTAAGATAGTAAATCTTAATAAACACATCCAAACAATTTTTGAAACAATAGGATTAGACGAGATATTTGAAATCTATAAAAATGAGGAAGAAGCATTAAAAAGTTTCAAATAA
- a CDS encoding ATP-binding protein, producing MENFEKEINRVKIFIPSFLSSLSTVRAMIRVYLREHHISELDEIQILSVVDELTTNAVEHAYSNDKGEIEIVLNFYKKTIFLTVEDFGKGYDESLDSKEDGGFGLSIARKLVDVFKIEKKTKGTVFKVEKKIKEAV from the coding sequence ATGGAAAATTTTGAAAAAGAAATAAATAGAGTAAAAATATTTATTCCTTCTTTTTTAAGTAGCTTATCCACAGTTAGAGCTATGATCAGAGTATATCTCAGAGAACATCATATAAGTGAGTTAGATGAAATTCAAATACTTTCAGTGGTAGATGAATTAACTACTAATGCAGTAGAGCATGCTTATAGTAATGATAAAGGTGAGATAGAAATAGTACTAAATTTTTATAAGAAAACTATTTTCTTAACTGTTGAAGATTTTGGAAAAGGTTATGATGAAAGCTTAGATAGTAAAGAAGATGGTGGATTTGGTTTGTCAATTGCTAGAAAGTTAGTGGACGTTTTTAAAATTGAAAAGAAAACAAAGGGAACTGTTTTTAAAGTTGAAAAGAAAATTAAGGAGGCAGTATAA
- a CDS encoding putative periplasmic lipoprotein: MKKIILFITMLFLLISCSNNNYIKTGFSQNEKQELILFKDKIKNNLSENNLAYIKENTKDSYRNKYILEKLQNIDFTKLNIFVSEPSYTNEYPSSLLALNMNEDTYYFELFFIFDNQNKKWLIFDLKERG, from the coding sequence ATGAAAAAAATTATATTATTTATTACAATGCTTTTTTTATTAATATCATGCTCTAACAATAACTATATTAAAACAGGTTTTTCTCAAAATGAAAAACAAGAATTGATTTTATTTAAAGATAAGATTAAAAATAATTTAAGTGAAAATAATCTTGCTTACATTAAAGAAAACACAAAAGATAGTTATAGAAACAAGTATATTTTGGAAAAACTACAAAATATTGACTTTACAAAATTAAATATATTTGTATCTGAGCCGTCTTATACAAATGAGTATCCTAGTTCATTATTGGCTCTGAATATGAATGAAGATACTTATTATTTTGAACTATTTTTTATTTTTGATAATCAAAATAAAAAGTGGTTAATTTTTGATTTAAAAGAAAGAGGGTGA